Proteins encoded within one genomic window of Aspergillus nidulans FGSC A4 chromosome VII:
- a CDS encoding WXG100 family type VII secretion target (transcript_id=CADANIAT00007853) yields the protein MQLLKVLPAPLFAALVASAPLAAPQISVDYGQLEQFAQDVQSFADSTYSQFSQVSAQFDVLTGSYSGSGRESFGQLLAKLSASVYDIQRVSADIASTIDATASAYEDAESSAIGTFFSKRDQLRARDNAAVMAEAGLMKEAGLMGEAGLMNEAGLMNKVDDSIAPVSGLQTAKDAVADMAEVDGVDDADAMSPVPTAAPSTGSVTPEQATGSGAENVTPEQATGSGAEGLNPQQATGSGAEGVTLEQATGSGAENVTPGQATGSGAEGVNPQQATGSGAEGVTLEQATGSAGVDQTLGSDGTGIDENISADATGVDQTLGTADQHVPVVPEDPTAGVTFVANIKTAHEGTVETEDSHRP from the exons ATGCAGctcctcaaagtcctcccTGCTCCTCTGTTCGCGGCCCTTGTGGCCTCCGCACCCCTGGCGGCTCCCCAGATTTCTGTCGACTATGGACAACTTGAACAGTTCGCCCAAGATGTCCAATCTTTCGCCGATAGCACTTACAGCCAATTCAGCCAGGTGTCCGCGCAATTTGATGTCTTAACTGGAAGCTACTCGGGCTCTGGGCGG GAATCTTTCGGCCAGCTTCTGGCAAAGCTTAGTGCCTCAGTTTATGACATTCAGCGGGTTTCAGCTGATATCGCATCGACTATTGACGCCACTGCATCCGCGTA CGAGGATGCCGAGAGCTCTGCCATTGGaaccttcttcagcaagcgTGATCAACTTCGTGCTCGAGACAACGCTGCGGTTATGGCCGAGGCTGGCTTGATGAAGGAGGCTGGCTTGATGGGGGAGGCTGGTTTGATGAACGAGGCCGGCTTGATGAACAAAGTTGATGATTCGATCGCCCCCGTGTCCGGTTTGCAGACTGCCAAAGATGCTGTTGCTGATATGGCTGAAGTTGACGGCGTcgacgacgccgacgccATGAGTCCTGTCCCCACTGCTGCACCATCGACTGGGAGTGTTACTCCTGAGCAAGCCACTGGCTCTGGTGCTGAGAACGTCACCCCCGAGCAGGCCACCGGTTCTGGTGCTGAGGGCTTAAACCCCCAGCAAGCCACCGGCTCTGGTGCTGAGGGAGTCACCCTCGAGCAGGCTACTGGCTCTGGTGCTGAGAACGTCACTCCTGGGCAAGCTACCGGTTCCGGCGCTGAGGGCGTAAACCCCCAGCAAGCCACCGGCTCTGGTGCTGAGGGCGTCACCCTCGAGCAGGCTACTGGCTCTGCAGGAGTTGACCAAACTTTGGGCTCCGATGGAACGGGCATTGATGAAAATATCAGCGCTGATGCAACCGGAGTTGATCAGACCCTTGGGACTGCGGACCAGCATGTGCCAGTGGTCCCCGAGGATCCTACTGCTGGAGTTACGTTCGTTGCCAACATTAAGACGGCGCATGAAGGAACCGTGGAGACTGAGGATTCGCACCGGCCCTAG
- a CDS encoding uncharacterized protein (transcript_id=CADANIAT00007854), which produces MAEVEGKTGVSQQKVQFEHDELYQAYAAKGEEWHRQMTRRLMRKVDLHLLPLLVVMYLLNFLDRNNLSQARLGTLEEDLGMSGTDFNLATSILFVGYLLMQLPSNLLLTRVRPSLFLGIAMGIWGVISACQAATQSFAGLVVARFFLGFVEAPFFPGAVMLILAHGQGADDRRSSWYTRQELSYRIAWFYAGSSLANAFGGLIGAGVLGNLHMSHGISGWRWLFIIEGSITVALSLLIPILLPNYPATTSWLDDEEKAYAQWRLINDAGEADDTGASTIKEALIAVFADKRIYLFILLQHASLLSQTFQYFFPTIVQTLNYSNIVTLLITAPVWIATFLVSLVVTWTSGKTNDRSIHIICLMAVSIIGCIICTATTNLGARFFGMFLMPMGAVSAYQIIIAWVANSFPRPLVKRSAAIATANMIGNTASIYGSYMWPSSSGPRYIPGGSATASVALLVALMAFVIRVVHVRMNKGLEEKENEVVEDEQLDAPRGFRYIL; this is translated from the exons ATGGCTGAAGTCGAGGGCAAGACCGGCGTCAGCCAGCAGAAAGTGCAATTCGAGCACGACGAGCTCTATCAAGCCTACGCGGCCAAGGGAGAAGAATGGCATAGACAGATGACGCGCCGGTTGATGCGCAAGGTCGATTTGCAtctcctgccgctgctggtcgTCATGTATCTGCTTAACTTTTTGGATCGCAA TAACCTCTCGCAGGCCCGACTCGGCACCCTAGAGGAAGACCTCGGCATGTCGGGGACTGATTTCAACCTGGCGACGAGCATTCTCTTTGTCGGATACCTCCTCATGCAGTTGCCCTCGAATCTGCTCCTCACACGCGTGCGACCTTCACTGTTCCTCGGCATTGCGATGGGAATCTGGGGCGTGATCTCTGCATGCCAGGCGGCCACGCAGTCGTTTGCAGGCTTAGTGGTTGCGCGGTTCTTCCTGGGGTTTGTGGAGGCTCCCTTTTTTCCAGGCGCGGTCATGTTGAT TCTGGCGCACGGTCAGGGGGCTGATGATCGCAGGTCGAGCTGGTACACCAGGCAGGAACTGAGCTATCGGATTGCGTGGTTCTACGCCGGAAGTTCGCTCGCGAACGCATTTGGTGGACTTATCGGGGCAGGCGTCCTGGGAAACTTGCACATGTCGCATGGGATTTCTGGCTGGCGGTGGCTTTTCATCATCGAGGGATCCATCACCGTGGCCTTGTCGCTGCTCATCCC AATCCTCCTCCCCAACTATCCCGCCACAACGTCCTGgctcgatgatgaggaaaaAGCCTATGCGCAGTGGCGTCTGATCAACGACGCGGGCGAGGCGGACGATACGGGCGCTTCGACCATCAAGGAAGCCCTGATCGCCGTGTTCGCTGACAAGCGTATCTACCTATTCATCCTGCTCCAACACGCCTCCCTCCTCTCGCAGACCTTCCAATACTTCTTCCCCACGATCGTCCAGACCCTGAACTACAGCAACATCGTGACGCTGCTGATTACGGCGCCCGTCTGGATCGCTACTTTCCTTGTTTCGCTAGTTGTGACCTGGACAAGCGGCAAGACCAACGACCGCAGTATCCACATCATCTGTCTTATGGCTGTCAGCATCATCGGGTGTATCATCTGCACAGCAACGACCAACCTCGGCGCCCGGTTCTTCGGCATGTTCCTGATGCCCATGGGCGCAGTGTCCGCGTACCAGATCATCATCGCCTGGGTCGCGAATTCGTTCCCCCGTCCCCTGGTCAAGCGCTCGGCGGCTATTGCGACGGCGAACATGATCGGGAACACAGCGAGTATTTATGGGAGCTATATGtggccgtcttcgtcagGGCCAAGATATATACCCGGTGGGAGTGCAACTGCTAGTGTGGCGCTCTTGGTGGCGCTTATGGCGTTTGTGATTAGGGTTGTGCATGTGAGGATGAACAAGGgtctggaagaaaaggagaacgAGGTCGTGGAGGACGAGCAACTAGATGCGCCGAGAGGGTTTCGGTATATCCTTTAG